A genomic segment from Motilibacter aurantiacus encodes:
- a CDS encoding amidase, which yields MTDLPAPASTDLDAELPAQRGFSRRSFLGRGAALAAGGAAASVVGGVAVAPAAHAAAPYPITKDLPKRQHIPTRARIVDYEIVEMIVLLRSRELTAVQITQAYLDRIDTFNGPFEVYGDNGGYNAFARIDREEALAQAAAADAWLKRENYSLNVPPLCGIPFGIKDSVAIKGRESKNGTHAYDGNVASQDATIVARLRAQGAVLIGHTVASAFSGSISGTFSGNAWNKKYIPGGSSQGSGVAPIARLAAATIGEETGGSIMMPAAINGASGIKPSLGLNPVSGVMPLSPGYDVVGPIARSVRDAALIQSVIQGPDQVNDPISLSAPIPAPQMPIEARNGKKPLTGVRIGVPQTDWMSGSAIGTPPANSYDADYLAAFNRFKAELVKLGAEVIDFPGLDVTKIENDPYFSAGASTVLFRTSDGAAISPASAVLSPNRFEIGYWEAVKQFAATVPTPQANTLRSNFGDYDVATRRAGEVPESVRMEGERRRKQLQANFQKALDDYGVDFMLVLPLGAKAGPRTGGTQLRNYRRYYQLPNALTWPMVSFPIGMDSTSEPLPINAAFWGPRFTEAQIVQAAIDYQANYPEWNHMAPPDPAPVVSTMSLRRLSVQASGETGADVPPELSADPLIAEEAFK from the coding sequence ATGACCGATCTCCCCGCTCCCGCGTCGACCGACCTCGACGCCGAGCTCCCCGCGCAGCGCGGCTTCAGCCGCCGTTCGTTCCTCGGCCGCGGTGCGGCCCTCGCCGCCGGGGGCGCTGCGGCGTCCGTCGTCGGCGGCGTCGCCGTCGCGCCGGCCGCGCACGCCGCCGCCCCGTACCCGATCACCAAGGACCTGCCCAAGCGCCAGCACATCCCGACGCGCGCCCGGATCGTCGACTACGAAATCGTCGAGATGATCGTGCTCCTGCGCAGCCGGGAGCTGACCGCCGTCCAGATCACCCAGGCCTACCTCGACCGGATCGACACGTTCAACGGCCCCTTCGAGGTCTACGGCGACAACGGCGGCTACAACGCCTTCGCGCGCATCGACCGCGAGGAGGCGCTGGCCCAGGCCGCCGCGGCCGACGCGTGGCTCAAGCGGGAGAACTACTCGCTGAACGTCCCCCCGCTCTGCGGCATCCCGTTCGGCATCAAGGACTCCGTCGCGATCAAGGGCCGGGAGTCCAAGAACGGCACGCACGCGTACGACGGCAACGTCGCGTCCCAGGACGCCACGATCGTCGCCCGCCTCCGCGCGCAGGGCGCGGTCCTCATCGGACACACGGTGGCGTCGGCGTTCTCCGGCTCGATCAGCGGCACGTTCTCCGGCAACGCGTGGAACAAGAAGTACATCCCCGGTGGGTCCTCGCAGGGCTCGGGCGTCGCGCCGATCGCCCGTCTCGCGGCGGCCACGATCGGCGAGGAGACCGGCGGCTCGATCATGATGCCGGCCGCGATCAACGGCGCGAGCGGCATCAAGCCCTCGCTCGGCCTGAACCCGGTTTCCGGTGTCATGCCGCTGTCCCCCGGCTACGACGTGGTCGGCCCGATCGCGCGCTCCGTCCGCGACGCCGCGCTGATCCAGTCGGTCATCCAGGGCCCGGACCAGGTCAACGACCCGATCTCGCTCTCGGCACCGATCCCCGCGCCGCAGATGCCGATCGAGGCGCGCAACGGCAAGAAGCCGCTGACCGGCGTGCGCATCGGCGTACCGCAGACGGACTGGATGAGCGGCTCGGCCATCGGCACGCCCCCGGCCAACTCCTACGACGCGGACTACCTCGCCGCGTTCAACCGCTTCAAGGCCGAGCTGGTCAAGCTGGGCGCCGAGGTCATCGACTTCCCCGGCCTCGACGTCACGAAGATCGAGAACGACCCGTACTTCAGCGCGGGCGCGAGCACCGTCCTCTTCCGGACCTCCGACGGCGCGGCGATCTCGCCGGCGAGCGCGGTGCTCAGCCCCAACCGCTTCGAGATCGGCTACTGGGAGGCGGTCAAGCAGTTCGCGGCGACCGTCCCCACCCCGCAGGCGAACACGCTGCGCAGCAACTTCGGCGACTACGACGTCGCGACCCGCCGCGCCGGCGAGGTGCCCGAGTCGGTGCGGATGGAGGGCGAGCGCCGCCGCAAGCAGCTGCAGGCCAACTTCCAGAAGGCGCTCGACGACTACGGCGTGGACTTCATGCTCGTCCTGCCGCTCGGCGCCAAGGCCGGCCCGCGTACCGGCGGGACGCAGCTGCGCAACTACCGCCGCTACTACCAGCTGCCGAACGCCCTGACCTGGCCGATGGTCAGCTTCCCGATCGGCATGGACTCCACCAGCGAGCCGCTCCCGATCAACGCCGCGTTCTGGGGCCCGCGCTTCACCGAGGCGCAGATCGTCCAGGCGGCGATCGACTACCAGGCCAACTACCCCGAGTGGAACCACATGGCTCCGCCGGACCCGGCCCCGGTCGTCAGCACGATGTCGCTGCGTCGCCTGTCCGTGCAGGCGTCGGGCGAGACCGGCGCGGACGTCCCGCCGGAGCTCTCGGCCGACCCGCTGATCGCCGAGGAGGCCTTCAAGTGA